From one Mycobacterium colombiense CECT 3035 genomic stretch:
- a CDS encoding alpha/beta fold hydrolase encodes MRHALRADDPARLPLLRRRRQVAVDVALQAGADGRDGLFSPNLDELSAGMERLSRSDLLARHSDSPMLVINGADDYFIPQSDTPDFRRRRNTEVHLIEGTGHVAMSKAPEVVPKIIAWVRGQMATSAR; translated from the coding sequence GTGCGGCACGCCCTGCGGGCCGACGACCCCGCCCGGCTGCCGTTGCTACGCCGCCGGCGTCAGGTCGCCGTTGACGTAGCGCTGCAGGCCGGGGCCGATGGCCGCGACGGCCTTTTCTCCCCCAACCTCGACGAGCTCAGCGCCGGCATGGAGCGATTGAGCCGCTCCGATCTTCTTGCCCGGCACAGTGATTCGCCGATGCTGGTGATCAACGGGGCCGACGACTATTTCATCCCGCAGTCCGACACCCCGGACTTCCGTCGCCGCCGCAACACCGAGGTGCACCTGATCGAGGGCACCGGCCACGTCGCCATGAGCAAGGCGCCCGAGGTGGTGCCGAAGATCATCGCCTGGGTCCGCGGGCAGATGGCGACGTCGGCGCGGTGA
- the moeA gene encoding molybdopterin molybdotransferase MoeA, protein MRSVAEHQRVVTELIRARPPAAVPLTEAQGLVLAEDVVAQLALPVFDNSAMDGYAVRAEDTSGATPERPVLLPVAEDIPAGRTDELTLRPGTAHRIMTGAPLPAGATAVVPVEDTDGGVDVVAIRAPRDAGRHIRRAGEDVSPGTTVLRRGQVVTPAVLGLAAALGIAALPVIPRQRVLVISTGSELVTPGTALRPGQIYESNSIMLAGAVRDAGAELVAVATAEDEVAQFSSIIDRYAGDADLIITSGGVSAGAYEVVKDAFGREGDQGVEFVKVAMQPGMPQGVGRVAGATIVTLPGNPVSALVSFEVFIRPALRRAMGLPDPDRPHRTAVLAESLASPRGKRQFRRAVLSDDASTVTSYGPPASHHLRWLASANGLLDIPEDVVEVPEGTRLQVWDLR, encoded by the coding sequence ATGCGCTCAGTCGCCGAACATCAGCGGGTCGTCACCGAGTTGATTCGCGCCCGGCCGCCGGCCGCGGTGCCGCTCACCGAGGCCCAAGGCCTGGTCCTGGCGGAAGACGTGGTGGCGCAGCTGGCTTTGCCGGTCTTCGACAACTCCGCGATGGACGGTTACGCGGTGCGCGCCGAGGACACGTCGGGTGCCACGCCCGAACGGCCGGTGCTGTTGCCGGTCGCCGAGGACATTCCGGCCGGGCGCACCGACGAACTGACGCTGCGGCCCGGTACGGCGCACCGGATCATGACCGGGGCGCCGCTGCCGGCAGGGGCGACGGCCGTCGTTCCGGTGGAGGACACCGACGGCGGCGTGGACGTGGTGGCGATCCGCGCGCCCCGCGACGCCGGCAGGCACATCCGCCGCGCCGGCGAGGACGTCTCCCCCGGCACCACCGTGCTGCGCCGGGGTCAGGTTGTGACGCCGGCGGTGCTCGGCCTGGCGGCGGCACTGGGCATCGCCGCGTTGCCGGTGATCCCGCGCCAGCGGGTGCTGGTGATCTCGACGGGCTCGGAGCTGGTGACGCCGGGCACCGCCCTGCGGCCGGGGCAGATCTACGAGTCCAACTCGATCATGCTGGCCGGGGCGGTGCGCGATGCCGGCGCCGAGTTGGTCGCCGTCGCGACCGCGGAAGACGAAGTGGCCCAATTCAGTTCGATCATCGACCGATACGCGGGCGACGCCGACCTGATCATCACCAGCGGCGGCGTCAGCGCCGGCGCCTACGAGGTGGTCAAGGACGCGTTCGGGCGCGAGGGCGACCAGGGTGTGGAGTTCGTCAAGGTCGCCATGCAGCCGGGCATGCCGCAGGGCGTGGGACGGGTAGCCGGCGCGACGATCGTCACGCTGCCCGGCAACCCGGTGAGCGCGCTGGTGTCGTTCGAGGTGTTCATCCGGCCCGCGCTGCGCAGGGCGATGGGCCTGCCGGACCCCGACCGTCCGCACCGCACCGCTGTCCTCGCCGAGTCGCTGGCGTCGCCGCGCGGCAAGCGTCAGTTCCGGCGCGCGGTGCTGAGCGACGACGCCAGCACGGTCACCAGTTACGGGCCGCCGGCGTCGCATCACCTGCGCTGGCTCGCGTCGGCGAACGGGCTGCTGGACATCCCCGAGGACGTCGTCGAGGTGCCCGAGGGGACCCGCCTGCAGGTCTGGGATCTGCGCTAG
- a CDS encoding DUF2867 domain-containing protein, protein MERLPYIDEHAITIDANRDDTWAALLRVMCRDPHDPTTVPFGFALDEARPAARFALKGRHWFAVYRWVFELDALDGAARTRLRAATWADFPGVHGKAYRALVIGTGGHRVVVRHTLKRVAAAVFDARAQTGESAADYVDVFEVPISAGDARTAEQTFRDGLGDSPGAGGRLVSWIHRHVLRLRLGPARSSGHLIGWPIVRSDPDELVLAVGGPLMRGELTLRRQDGRRAVLTTRLHYRRRIAAPAAWALIGPLHRVVAPRLMRRSARRVRVPAVQA, encoded by the coding sequence ATGGAACGATTACCCTATATCGATGAGCATGCCATAACCATCGACGCCAACCGCGACGACACGTGGGCGGCGCTGCTGCGGGTGATGTGCCGCGACCCGCACGACCCAACGACCGTGCCCTTCGGCTTCGCCCTGGACGAGGCCCGGCCAGCGGCGCGATTCGCGCTCAAGGGGCGCCACTGGTTCGCCGTCTACCGATGGGTCTTCGAGTTGGACGCCCTCGACGGCGCCGCGCGCACCCGGTTGCGGGCGGCCACCTGGGCGGACTTCCCCGGCGTCCACGGCAAGGCCTACCGCGCGCTGGTGATCGGCACCGGCGGGCACCGCGTCGTCGTGCGGCACACCCTCAAACGTGTTGCGGCGGCGGTGTTTGACGCCCGAGCCCAGACCGGCGAGTCCGCGGCCGACTACGTGGATGTCTTCGAAGTGCCGATCAGCGCCGGCGACGCGCGCACGGCCGAACAAACCTTTCGCGACGGCCTCGGCGACAGCCCGGGCGCCGGCGGGCGCCTGGTGTCGTGGATCCACCGCCACGTGCTGCGGTTGCGATTGGGTCCGGCCCGGTCCTCCGGACACCTGATCGGCTGGCCGATCGTCCGGTCGGATCCCGACGAGCTGGTGTTGGCGGTCGGCGGGCCGCTGATGCGCGGGGAGTTGACGCTGCGCCGCCAGGACGGCAGGCGGGCGGTGCTCACCACCCGCCTGCACTATCGCCGACGGATCGCCGCCCCGGCGGCCTGGGCGCTGATCGGTCCGCTGCATCGCGTCGTGGCGCCACGGCTGATGCGGCGCAGCGCCCGCCGGGTTCGCGTCCCGGCGGTGCAGGCATAG
- a CDS encoding acyl-CoA reductase has product MIAYTVPLFLRGQVIADDLVSFETRIGASQFQAPDMSKYVERLPLKSPGQLTDLYELSFAEILDVLAALGDALDFETNTHLQEAYEASLVANVLPAAMLENSYRVLPPLFSRANVTEIAETQVGLDYLNGWVPQKLSDGRELRVRAFGSRVLHIPAGNGGLVSAVTILRSVITRSDVIIKAPSNDPLTAIAIARTLADIAPDHPITRHLAVGYWKGGDLAVEQTLYQPHHIEKIVAWGGLASVRHVTRYIQPGLELIALDPKRSMTIIGAEAFADDETLREVARRAAVDIGVANQEGCANARVIYVLTGTDAAGLANANRLGELIYRALVSLPAVVSTAPRYPNRELLDHVEASRMAEDFYRVVGGEHREGAIVVSQIDEPVDYSPMLSGRVANIVPVDSIDKVTAAVNAYTQTIGIYPESLKRLLRDTLPLFGAQRLTSLGYACSVALAMPQDAIEPIRRMCKWIVDEECDPDVVVPLWQAARA; this is encoded by the coding sequence GTGATCGCGTACACCGTCCCGCTGTTCCTGCGCGGCCAGGTCATCGCCGACGATCTCGTGTCGTTCGAGACCCGGATCGGCGCCTCGCAATTCCAGGCGCCGGACATGAGCAAATATGTCGAACGCCTACCGCTGAAAAGCCCGGGCCAGCTGACCGACCTCTACGAGCTCAGCTTCGCCGAGATCCTCGATGTCCTCGCCGCACTCGGCGACGCGCTGGACTTCGAAACGAACACCCACCTGCAGGAGGCCTACGAGGCCTCGCTCGTTGCCAACGTGTTGCCGGCGGCGATGCTCGAGAACAGCTATCGCGTTCTGCCGCCGCTGTTTTCCCGCGCCAATGTCACCGAAATCGCCGAGACACAAGTCGGGCTCGATTATTTGAACGGTTGGGTGCCGCAGAAGTTGAGCGACGGCCGTGAATTGCGGGTGCGGGCGTTCGGGTCGCGCGTGCTGCACATCCCAGCGGGCAACGGCGGCCTGGTCTCGGCGGTGACCATCCTGCGTTCTGTGATCACCCGTTCCGACGTCATCATCAAGGCGCCGTCCAACGATCCCCTCACCGCGATCGCCATTGCCCGCACCCTGGCAGACATCGCACCGGATCACCCGATCACCAGGCATCTGGCCGTCGGCTATTGGAAGGGCGGCGATCTGGCCGTCGAGCAAACGCTCTACCAGCCTCATCACATCGAAAAGATCGTGGCCTGGGGCGGACTGGCATCCGTCAGACATGTGACCCGCTATATTCAGCCCGGCCTGGAGCTGATCGCGCTGGACCCCAAACGCAGTATGACCATCATCGGTGCCGAGGCATTCGCGGATGACGAGACGCTGCGCGAGGTGGCCCGCCGCGCGGCGGTCGACATCGGTGTGGCCAACCAGGAGGGCTGCGCCAACGCCCGGGTCATCTACGTACTCACCGGAACCGACGCCGCGGGCCTGGCCAACGCCAACCGGCTCGGCGAACTGATTTACCGCGCACTGGTCAGCTTGCCCGCGGTCGTCAGCACCGCGCCGCGGTACCCCAACCGCGAACTGCTCGACCATGTCGAGGCTTCGCGAATGGCCGAGGATTTCTATCGCGTGGTCGGCGGCGAGCACCGCGAGGGTGCCATCGTCGTTTCTCAAATCGACGAACCGGTCGACTATTCGCCGATGCTGTCGGGGCGCGTCGCCAACATCGTCCCGGTGGATAGCATCGACAAGGTGACCGCGGCCGTGAATGCCTACACGCAGACCATCGGCATCTATCCCGAATCGCTCAAGCGACTGCTGCGCGACACCCTGCCGTTGTTCGGCGCGCAACGACTGACCAGCCTGGGGTACGCCTGCAGCGTGGCACTCGCCATGCCGCAGGACGCCATCGAGCCCATCCGGCGGATGTGTAAATGGATCGTCGACGAGGAGTGCGATCCGGACGTCGTAGTCCCGCTATGGCAGGCCGCACGGGCATGA
- a CDS encoding TetR/AcrR family transcriptional regulator, with protein MAPPRKHETDVILDAARALVLDGGPRAASVAAIAKASGAPAGTLYHRFGNRDGILTAAWLRALDRFQERALAAEGDTPTQTAVAMAVAAVGFARALPHDARLLLTIRPGDLLDDEPDAAFQRTLAAMNAPLTQRLAALARQLYGNSRPRSVDAVARAVADLPYAVVRRHAHDDPMPSWLEKDVAASALAVLQSFGERP; from the coding sequence ATGGCACCCCCGCGGAAGCATGAAACCGATGTGATTCTCGACGCCGCCCGGGCGCTGGTGCTCGACGGCGGCCCGCGCGCGGCCAGCGTGGCCGCCATCGCGAAAGCCAGTGGCGCGCCGGCGGGCACGCTGTATCACCGGTTCGGCAACCGGGACGGCATCCTGACCGCGGCGTGGTTGCGCGCCCTGGACCGCTTCCAGGAGCGCGCGCTGGCGGCCGAGGGCGATACCCCGACGCAAACCGCCGTGGCGATGGCCGTGGCCGCGGTCGGCTTCGCGCGCGCCCTGCCACACGATGCGCGGCTACTGCTGACGATCCGGCCCGGCGACCTGCTCGACGACGAACCCGACGCGGCCTTCCAGCGGACGCTTGCCGCGATGAACGCCCCACTGACGCAGCGCCTCGCGGCGTTGGCCCGCCAGCTGTACGGCAACAGCAGGCCGCGATCCGTCGACGCCGTCGCGCGCGCGGTGGCCGACCTGCCGTACGCCGTGGTGCGCCGCCACGCACACGACGACCCGATGCCGAGCTGGCTGGAAAAGGATGTGGCGGCGTCGGCCCTGGCCGTGCTACAGAGCTTTGGCGAACGCCCGTAG
- a CDS encoding AAA family ATPase yields the protein MSRSGDDVHRAGSARQLTLTARLNTSAVDSRRGVVRLHPNAIAALGIREWDAVSLIGSRTTVAVAGLAGPDTPVGTVLLDDVTLSNAGLREGTAVVVGTVTVYGARSVTLSGSALASQSIRPVTLRQALLGKVITVGDAVSLLPRDLGPGTSTSEATRALATAVGISWTSELLTVTGVDPDGPVSVQPNSLVTWGAGVPPGAGAAPRISVEVAKPEMVVEELKGTQPQAAKLVEWLKLALDEPHLLKTLGAGANLGVLVSGPAGVGKVTLVRAVCGDRRLVTLDGPEVGALGAEDRLKAVASAVQTVRDGGGVLLITDVDALLPATAEPVASLILGELRNAVASEGVALIATSARPDQLDARLRAPDLCDRELGLPLPDAGTRKALLESLLRNVPTADLDLDEIASRTPGFVVADLAALVREAALRAASRASADGRPPELKQEDLAGALTVIRPLSRSASEEVSVGNITLDDVGDMAEARQALTEAVLWPLQHPDTFARLGVEPPRGVLLYGPPGCGKTFIVRALASTGQLSVHAVKGSELMDKWVGSSEKAVRELFRRARDSAPSLVFLDEVDALAPRRGQSFDSGVTDRVVAALLTELDGVDPLRDVVVLGATNRPDLIDPALLRPGRLERMVFVEPPDAAARGEILRTAGKSIPLSADVDLDEVAAGLDGYSAADCVALLREAALTAMRRSIDATDVTAADLATARENVRPSLDPTQVDELRAFAKAL from the coding sequence GTGAGTCGCTCCGGCGACGACGTACACCGCGCCGGATCGGCCCGTCAGCTCACGCTGACCGCCCGGCTCAACACCTCCGCCGTCGACTCCCGCCGCGGTGTCGTTCGACTGCATCCGAATGCCATTGCCGCACTTGGCATTCGCGAATGGGATGCGGTGTCGCTGATCGGCTCGCGCACCACGGTGGCCGTCGCGGGCCTGGCCGGCCCGGACACGCCGGTCGGCACGGTGCTGCTCGACGACGTGACGCTGTCCAACGCGGGACTGCGCGAGGGCACCGCGGTGGTGGTCGGCACCGTCACCGTCTACGGCGCGCGGTCGGTGACCCTGTCCGGCTCGGCGCTGGCCAGCCAGTCGATCAGGCCGGTCACGCTGCGACAAGCGTTGCTGGGCAAGGTGATCACCGTCGGTGACGCCGTGTCGCTGCTGCCCCGCGACCTGGGCCCGGGCACCTCGACGTCGGAGGCCACCCGCGCGCTGGCCACCGCGGTCGGCATCAGCTGGACCTCGGAGCTGCTCACGGTCACCGGCGTCGACCCCGACGGGCCGGTGAGCGTGCAGCCCAACTCGCTGGTCACCTGGGGCGCCGGCGTGCCGCCCGGCGCCGGTGCCGCGCCGCGGATTTCGGTCGAGGTCGCCAAGCCGGAGATGGTCGTCGAAGAACTGAAAGGCACTCAGCCGCAGGCGGCCAAGCTGGTCGAATGGCTCAAGCTCGCGCTCGACGAACCGCACCTGCTCAAGACGTTGGGCGCCGGCGCCAACCTCGGCGTGCTGGTGTCGGGGCCGGCGGGGGTGGGCAAGGTGACGCTGGTGCGCGCGGTGTGCGGCGACCGCAGGCTGGTCACGCTGGACGGCCCGGAGGTCGGCGCGCTGGGCGCCGAGGACCGGCTCAAGGCCGTGGCGTCGGCGGTGCAGACCGTCCGCGACGGCGGCGGCGTGCTGCTGATCACCGACGTCGACGCGCTGCTGCCGGCCACCGCCGAGCCGGTGGCCTCGCTGATCCTGGGCGAGCTGCGTAACGCGGTCGCCAGCGAGGGCGTCGCGCTGATCGCCACCTCGGCGCGGCCCGACCAGCTCGACGCCCGGCTGCGGGCCCCCGACCTGTGCGACCGCGAGCTGGGCCTGCCGCTTCCCGACGCAGGCACCCGCAAAGCCCTGTTGGAGTCGTTGCTGCGCAACGTGCCCACCGCCGATCTCGACCTCGACGAGATCGCCTCGCGTACACCGGGTTTCGTTGTCGCCGACCTCGCCGCGCTGGTGCGCGAGGCGGCGCTGCGCGCGGCGTCGCGGGCCAGCGCCGACGGCCGGCCGCCCGAGCTGAAACAGGAGGACTTGGCCGGTGCGCTGACCGTCATCCGGCCGCTGTCCCGCTCGGCCAGTGAGGAAGTCAGCGTCGGCAACATCACCCTCGACGACGTCGGCGACATGGCCGAGGCCAGACAGGCGCTGACCGAGGCAGTGTTGTGGCCGCTGCAGCATCCGGACACGTTCGCCCGCCTCGGCGTCGAGCCGCCGCGCGGGGTGCTGCTGTACGGGCCGCCGGGCTGCGGCAAGACCTTCATCGTGCGGGCGCTCGCCAGCACCGGGCAGCTGTCCGTGCACGCCGTCAAGGGCTCCGAACTGATGGACAAGTGGGTCGGCAGCTCGGAAAAGGCCGTACGCGAACTGTTTCGGCGAGCACGGGATTCCGCACCATCGCTGGTCTTCCTCGACGAGGTGGACGCGCTCGCGCCGCGGCGCGGGCAGAGCTTCGATTCGGGCGTGACCGATCGAGTGGTGGCCGCGCTGCTGACCGAGCTCGACGGTGTCGACCCGCTGCGCGACGTGGTCGTGCTGGGCGCCACCAACCGGCCGGACCTCATCGACCCCGCGCTGCTGCGCCCAGGCCGGCTGGAGCGCATGGTCTTCGTCGAGCCGCCGGACGCCGCGGCCCGCGGCGAGATCCTGCGCACGGCAGGCAAATCCATCCCGCTGAGCGCCGACGTCGATCTGGACGAGGTGGCGGCCGGGCTCGACGGCTACAGCGCCGCCGACTGCGTGGCGCTGCTGCGGGAGGCCGCGCTGACCGCGATGCGCCGATCCATCGACGCCACCGACGTGACCGCCGCCGACCTCGCGACGGCGCGTGAAAACGTCCGTCCCTCTTTGGATCCCACGCAGGTCGACGAGCTACGGGCGTTCGCCAAAGCTCTGTAG
- a CDS encoding phosphatidylserine decarboxylase, with the protein MARRPRTIGPSASDPGFSPQHALELVRSAVPPVHPAGRPFIGAGLALALVGRRHRWVRRAGLLAAGACAGFFRHPPRVPPSRPGAIVAPADGEICVIDFATPPAELSMGDAPLPRVSIFLSLLDAHVQRAPVSGEVIAVQHQPGRFGSADLAAASAENERTSLHLRTASGADVVAVQVAGLLARRIICDAHVGDKLSIGDTYGLIRFGSRLDTYLPPGSEPLVKVGQRAIAGETVLAELP; encoded by the coding sequence GTGGCACGACGCCCCCGCACTATCGGCCCCTCAGCTTCGGACCCGGGCTTCAGCCCGCAACACGCGCTGGAGTTGGTGCGCTCGGCGGTCCCACCGGTGCATCCGGCCGGGCGGCCGTTCATCGGCGCCGGGCTGGCGCTGGCGTTGGTCGGCCGCAGGCACCGATGGGTGCGGCGGGCGGGCCTGCTGGCCGCCGGGGCCTGCGCGGGGTTCTTCCGTCATCCCCCGCGGGTGCCCCCCAGCCGGCCCGGCGCGATCGTCGCGCCCGCCGACGGCGAGATCTGCGTGATCGACTTCGCCACCCCGCCCGCGGAACTGAGCATGGGCGACGCGCCGCTGCCGCGGGTCAGCATCTTCCTGTCGCTGCTGGACGCCCACGTGCAGCGCGCGCCGGTCAGCGGGGAGGTGATCGCCGTGCAGCACCAGCCGGGCCGATTCGGCTCGGCCGACCTGGCCGCGGCGAGCGCCGAGAACGAACGCACCAGCCTGCACCTGCGCACCGCCAGCGGCGCGGACGTGGTCGCCGTGCAGGTCGCCGGGTTGCTGGCCCGCCGGATCATCTGCGACGCGCACGTCGGGGACAAGCTGTCGATCGGTGACACCTACGGCCTGATCCGGTTCGGGTCCAGGCTGGACACCTATCTGCCGCCGGGCTCCGAGCCGCTGGTGAAGGTGGGCCAGCGCGCGATCGCCGGCGAGACCGTCCTGGCCGAGCTGCCATGA
- a CDS encoding MFS transporter translates to MQSNDRRATPLRRAKATVTAVFVAHGLVFSSWAAHIPHVKAELGLSDAALGTALFGAPLGSVVATLLSHWALPRWGSHRLIPVTVAGYVAAGATVGLSGSEAALFGALALWGLFQGALDVAMNTQAGTVERLAGAPIMARFHGMWSVGTLVGALIGAACVGAGVGLTGQLTVLGLVVLIAVEPLARHLMPDAADPVAASPGAGRGRRAWMTPAVAILAAVSFASFLCEGAATDWSANYLRDVIGAGPSVAALSYAAYTCAMVITRFGAPRLHARVSSRRLLPALALLAVAGMSVTLVAANAVVSVLGFAALGVGVALLVPTAFSAAYGASGAGSAIAIVAATGWLGYLLGPPLIGHLSGRVGLSAALVTIPVMMAIVGIAIRCSPAFGRADEFHRDVATPAG, encoded by the coding sequence ATGCAATCGAACGATCGGCGGGCGACACCGTTGCGCCGGGCGAAGGCCACGGTCACCGCCGTCTTCGTCGCGCACGGTCTGGTGTTCTCCTCCTGGGCCGCCCACATTCCCCACGTCAAGGCCGAACTCGGCCTGTCCGACGCGGCGCTGGGCACCGCGCTGTTCGGCGCGCCGCTGGGATCGGTGGTGGCCACGCTGCTCAGCCACTGGGCTCTGCCCCGCTGGGGGAGCCATCGGCTGATCCCGGTCACGGTGGCCGGCTATGTGGCGGCCGGGGCGACGGTGGGGCTGTCCGGATCAGAAGCCGCGCTGTTCGGGGCGCTCGCGCTGTGGGGGCTGTTCCAGGGGGCGCTGGACGTCGCGATGAACACCCAGGCCGGCACGGTCGAGCGGCTTGCCGGGGCGCCGATCATGGCCCGATTCCACGGCATGTGGAGCGTCGGGACGTTGGTGGGCGCCCTGATCGGTGCGGCGTGCGTCGGCGCGGGCGTGGGCCTGACCGGGCAGCTGACGGTGCTGGGGCTGGTCGTCCTGATCGCGGTGGAACCGCTGGCCCGCCACCTGATGCCCGACGCGGCCGATCCGGTCGCCGCGTCGCCGGGGGCGGGTCGGGGCAGGCGGGCGTGGATGACGCCGGCGGTGGCGATCCTGGCGGCCGTGTCGTTCGCGTCGTTCCTCTGCGAGGGCGCCGCCACCGATTGGTCGGCCAACTACCTGCGCGACGTGATCGGCGCGGGCCCGAGCGTCGCCGCGCTCAGCTACGCCGCCTACACGTGCGCGATGGTGATCACCCGGTTCGGCGCGCCCCGGCTGCATGCCCGGGTGTCCAGCCGCCGGCTGCTCCCGGCGCTCGCGCTGCTGGCCGTCGCGGGCATGAGCGTCACGCTGGTGGCGGCCAACGCCGTTGTCAGCGTGCTCGGTTTCGCCGCGCTGGGCGTCGGCGTGGCGCTGCTGGTGCCCACCGCCTTCAGCGCGGCATACGGCGCGAGCGGGGCCGGGTCGGCGATCGCCATCGTGGCCGCGACCGGTTGGCTGGGCTACCTGCTGGGGCCGCCGCTGATCGGCCATTTGTCCGGCCGGGTGGGGCTGTCGGCCGCACTGGTCACCATTCCGGTGATGATGGCGATCGTCGGCATCGCGATCCGCTGCTCCCCGGCCTTCGGCAGGGCCGACGAGTTCCACCGCGACGTGGCCACGCCCGCCGGCTAG
- the pssA gene encoding CDP-diacylglycerol--serine O-phosphatidyltransferase: MISKPRGRPAVNLQILPSAMTVLSVCAGLTSIRFALEHQPKAAMALIAAAAILDGLDGRVARILDAQSRMGEEIDSLADAVNFGVTPAIVLYVTLLTTSPAGWVVILLYAVCVVLRLARFNALQDDGSQPSYAHEFFVGMPAPAGAISMIGLIGLKLQFGDGWWTSPLFLCIWITGTSILMVSKIPMRKMHAVAVPPSWAAPLLAVLAICAAAAVLAPYVLIWVIIVAYLCHVPFAIRNSRWLAAHPEAWDDAPKQRRAARRAIRRAQPNRRSVARLGLRKPGRRLP; the protein is encoded by the coding sequence ATGATCAGCAAGCCGCGCGGACGGCCGGCGGTCAACCTGCAAATCCTGCCGAGCGCGATGACGGTGCTCTCCGTGTGCGCGGGGCTGACGTCGATCCGGTTCGCCCTGGAACACCAGCCCAAGGCCGCGATGGCGTTGATCGCGGCGGCCGCCATCCTGGACGGGCTCGACGGGCGGGTGGCCCGCATCCTGGACGCCCAGTCGCGGATGGGCGAGGAGATCGACTCGCTGGCCGACGCGGTGAACTTCGGTGTGACCCCGGCGATCGTGCTCTACGTGACGCTGCTGACCACGTCGCCGGCTGGTTGGGTGGTGATCCTGCTCTACGCGGTCTGCGTGGTGCTGCGGCTGGCGCGATTCAACGCCCTGCAGGACGACGGCAGCCAGCCGTCCTACGCGCACGAGTTCTTCGTCGGCATGCCCGCACCGGCCGGCGCGATCTCGATGATCGGCCTCATCGGACTCAAGCTGCAGTTCGGTGACGGCTGGTGGACGTCGCCGCTGTTCCTGTGCATCTGGATCACCGGGACCTCGATCCTGATGGTCAGCAAGATCCCGATGCGCAAGATGCACGCGGTCGCGGTGCCGCCGAGTTGGGCGGCGCCGCTGCTGGCGGTCCTGGCGATCTGCGCGGCGGCCGCTGTGCTGGCGCCCTACGTCTTGATCTGGGTCATCATCGTCGCCTACCTGTGCCACGTGCCGTTCGCCATCCGCAACTCGCGCTGGCTGGCCGCGCACCCCGAGGCGTGGGACGACGCACCCAAGCAACGCCGCGCCGCGCGGCGGGCGATTCGACGGGCGCAGCCCAACCGCCGGTCGGTGGCGCGGCTGGGCCTGCGCAAGCCGGGCAGGCGCTTGCCGTGA
- a CDS encoding SDR family NAD(P)-dependent oxidoreductase yields MASNDTENRNWSEGDVPDQSGRVVVVTGANTGIGYETAAVLAYRGAHVVLAVRNLEKGNAALARIVAASPRADVTLQQLDLTSLDAIRSAADALRAAYPRIDLLINNAGVMWTPKQVTADGFELQFGTNHLGHFALTGLLLDNLLSVRDSRVVTVSSLGHRLRAAIHFDDLQWEHGYDRIAAYGQSKLANLLFTYELQRRLAANADARTIAVAAHPGGSNTELARNLPGVFRPLKAVLGPVLFQSPAMGALPTLRAATDPAVQGGQYYGPAGFLEQRGRPKLVESSAQSHDEESQRRLWAVSEELTGVSFPV; encoded by the coding sequence ATGGCTTCCAACGACACAGAGAACCGCAATTGGTCAGAGGGCGACGTCCCGGATCAGAGCGGCCGCGTCGTCGTCGTCACCGGCGCCAACACCGGCATCGGCTATGAGACGGCCGCCGTGCTGGCCTACCGCGGCGCGCACGTCGTGCTGGCCGTGCGCAACCTGGAGAAGGGCAACGCGGCGCTGGCGCGCATCGTCGCCGCCAGCCCACGCGCGGACGTCACGCTGCAGCAGCTGGACCTGACCTCTTTGGACGCGATCCGCTCGGCCGCCGACGCGCTGCGCGCGGCCTACCCGCGCATCGACCTGCTGATCAACAACGCCGGGGTGATGTGGACGCCCAAGCAGGTCACCGCGGACGGCTTCGAATTGCAGTTCGGCACCAACCATCTCGGCCACTTCGCGCTGACCGGGCTGCTACTCGACAACCTGCTGTCGGTGCGGGACTCGCGGGTGGTGACGGTCAGCAGCCTCGGCCACCGGCTGCGGGCCGCGATCCACTTCGACGACCTGCAGTGGGAACACGGATACGACCGCATCGCCGCCTACGGGCAATCCAAGCTGGCCAACCTGCTGTTCACCTACGAGCTGCAGCGGCGGCTGGCCGCCAACGCCGACGCCAGGACCATCGCGGTCGCGGCGCACCCGGGCGGCTCCAACACCGAGCTGGCCCGCAACCTGCCCGGCGTCTTCCGGCCGCTGAAGGCCGTGCTGGGTCCGGTGCTGTTCCAGAGCCCGGCCATGGGCGCGCTGCCGACACTGCGGGCGGCCACCGATCCGGCCGTGCAGGGCGGGCAGTACTACGGCCCGGCCGGCTTCCTCGAGCAACGTGGCCGCCCGAAGCTGGTCGAGTCCAGCGCGCAGTCCCACGACGAGGAATCGCAGCGCCGGCTCTGGGCGGTCTCCGAAGAGCTCACCGGCGTCAGCTTCCCGGTCTGA